A window from Calliopsis andreniformis isolate RMS-2024a chromosome 5, iyCalAndr_principal, whole genome shotgun sequence encodes these proteins:
- the LOC143179677 gene encoding uncharacterized protein LOC143179677: MSLLHTPTKSDATPTAANMADTPEGASVPAVEPSVSAATLQKLPPFWKENPTLWFAQVEATFQLARITTDDTKYRYIITHLDHTVLPFIADVLTSPPATGKFEEIKRRIINTFDESPESKLRRLLRGSELGDEKPSHFLQRLRNLAGGQVGETVLRSLFLEQLPENVRSIIAISDTADLQRLALLADKVVEMSAPRVAAVETPNMAPSDRVSVLEEKMAKLVDMVETLSMRQSRQADARPRAFWRRRSSSREGRPPFRSRSREGRGGLCHYHRRYAERAHRCVIPCGWTGPPPTAASSGSATTPQQGN, translated from the coding sequence ATGTCGTTATTACACACGCCTACGAAAAGCGACGCCACGCCGACCGCCGCCAACATGGCGGACACGCCTGAGGGGGCCAGCGTCCCCGCTGTCGAGCCATCGGTCAGTGCAGCAACCCTCCAAAAGCTACCGCCATTTTGGAAGGAAAATCCAACTTTGTGGTTCGCCCAGGTGGAGGCGACATTTCAGCTAGCCAGAATCACGACGGATGACACTAAATACCGCTATATCATCACGCATCTGGACCATACGGTTTTGCCGTTTATCGCTGACGTCTTGACTTCACCCCCAGCGACGGGTAAATTTGAAGAAATCAAGAGACGCATCATCAATACATTCGACGAATCGCCTGAGTCGAAACTCCGGCGGCTTTTAAGAGGGTCTGAATTGGGGGATGAAAAACCGTCACATTTTCTTCAGCGGCTAAGAAACCTCGCCGGCGGGCAAGTTGGCGAAACCGTCCTCCGTTCATTGTTCCTGGAACAGCTTCCTGAAAACGTCCGCAGCATTATTGCTATATCGGACACTGCTGATTTGCAGCGGTTGGCGCTGCTAGCCGACAAGGTCGTTGAGATGTCGGCACCCAGAGTCGCCGCGGTCGAGACCCCCAATATGGCGCCTTCTGACCGCGTTTCCGTTTTGGAGGAGAAGATGGCGAAGTTAGTAGATATGGTGGAGACCCTGTCCATGCGGCAGTCCCGTCAGGCCGATGCTAGGCCGCGCGCATTTTGGCGGCGCAGATCCAGTTCGAGGGAAGGGAGGCCACCCTTCCGCTCGAGGTCACGCGAAGGCAGAGGCGGCCTCTGCCATTACCATCGGCGCTACGCAGAGAGGGCCCACCGTTGCGTCATCCCATGCGGGTGGACTGGGCCACCCCCGACGGCAGCGTCATCAGGATCAGCAACAACCCCGCAACAGGGAAACTAA